One part of the Bdellovibrio sp. KM01 genome encodes these proteins:
- a CDS encoding LysR family transcriptional regulator, translated as MKNLYQLTTFVTVISEGSMTAAADKLYLTQPAVSQQIRNLEEDLGCELLVRGVRQIKATPQGEVLYDYAKKIIHLTQQAEVAIKSIGNQMKGQLRIGTLNSIGLHLMSPIVGRLMRHNPDLSLKIDYESGEDLIKNFKKSLYDVIILPDTKTEFAEELDGVEQKFLVKEEMWLVGSNKDEKMPQQITSKDLGEFPVVDFTQEFPRFNRMLKEKMESSKAHAIFESANVGTLKRVIEAGLGWGFLPAHSIKKQVRSGRLNRVYVKDLAYEMDLMFYYKKNSSNKPLVEVFYSTLAGQEKA; from the coding sequence GTGAAGAACCTGTATCAGCTAACAACCTTTGTGACTGTGATCAGCGAGGGCAGCATGACTGCCGCGGCCGACAAACTTTATCTTACTCAACCTGCAGTCAGTCAGCAGATTCGTAACCTGGAGGAAGATCTAGGTTGTGAGCTATTGGTACGAGGGGTTCGTCAAATCAAAGCCACTCCGCAAGGGGAGGTTCTGTATGACTATGCTAAAAAGATCATTCATTTGACCCAACAGGCAGAGGTGGCGATCAAGTCCATCGGCAATCAAATGAAAGGACAATTGCGCATTGGAACCTTGAATTCGATTGGTTTGCATTTGATGAGTCCTATTGTCGGGCGGTTGATGCGTCATAACCCCGATTTGTCTTTGAAGATTGATTACGAATCCGGGGAAGATCTGATTAAGAATTTTAAAAAGTCTTTATACGACGTAATCATCCTTCCAGATACCAAAACGGAATTCGCTGAAGAGTTGGACGGCGTCGAACAAAAGTTCCTGGTCAAAGAGGAAATGTGGCTTGTTGGCTCCAACAAAGACGAAAAAATGCCCCAGCAAATCACATCGAAAGATTTGGGTGAGTTCCCGGTCGTGGATTTCACTCAAGAATTCCCACGCTTTAACAGAATGTTGAAAGAAAAGATGGAGTCTTCCAAAGCCCATGCAATCTTTGAATCCGCTAACGTGGGAACATTGAAGCGGGTGATCGAGGCAGGGCTGGGATGGGGCTTCTTGCCCGCTCACTCGATTAAAAAGCAGGTTCGTTCGGGTCGTTTGAATCGTGTGTACGTGAAAGATCTCGCCTATGAAATGGACCTGATGTTCTATTATAAAAAGAACTCCAGCAACAAGCCATTGGTCGAGGTTTTCTACTCCACTTTAGCGGGACAGGAGAAAGCCTAG
- a CDS encoding pitrilysin family protein: MNKLAQTLTLPIVCVALASCAGKKSKTGGSEQSTAGYSAPRSAGTFKLMPFKEVVLENGLKIIYVRDNSLPRLSLTVLFKTGNMQEPKDLAGLNAMTAYLLEQGTQTRDAMKIADEFGQMGTSLDVSPGYDVTTVYADALTSNSTQLLQLFSDVLMNPAFKDIEINRLRSQILASLQKKVDNPSAFADEQMDKFLYGDHPYGRDTSGTTEGLRALRKQDIIKHYLTFYRPNNATMAVVGQFDDEFEKQLQEAMGKWTKRTTPEIAASPAPAIDELKVKLIVKKGLQQTQIRVSQVGIERKDNDFIPLRMANETLGGSFGSRLNQKVRDDLGLTYSIYSGFDARKDRGSFDISTFTKNETAAKALDETLKVVKEYVEGGATEQETVAARNQLVGQFPRAIETSDRLAYNLLVLDYYNISYDYLTDYISNVNKLKQKDTNAAMKRHVDPTKFKVIVYGNESIIPQFKAYKPEIVRMAK; encoded by the coding sequence ATGAATAAACTTGCTCAAACCCTGACGTTGCCAATCGTTTGTGTGGCTTTGGCTTCCTGTGCTGGTAAGAAATCAAAAACCGGTGGTTCTGAACAATCGACTGCCGGGTATTCTGCACCTCGCAGTGCTGGAACTTTTAAACTGATGCCGTTTAAAGAAGTGGTTCTGGAAAACGGACTTAAAATCATTTATGTTCGTGACAACAGTCTGCCGCGCTTAAGTTTGACGGTTTTATTCAAGACCGGAAATATGCAAGAACCGAAAGATCTGGCGGGCCTAAATGCCATGACAGCTTATCTTTTGGAACAAGGCACGCAGACTCGTGATGCAATGAAGATCGCCGACGAGTTCGGCCAAATGGGTACGTCCTTGGATGTCAGCCCCGGTTATGACGTGACGACAGTTTATGCGGATGCCTTGACCAGCAATTCAACTCAGCTTTTGCAGTTGTTTTCTGATGTCTTAATGAATCCTGCATTTAAAGATATCGAAATCAATCGCCTGCGTTCCCAAATTCTGGCCAGCCTGCAAAAAAAGGTCGACAATCCATCTGCCTTTGCTGACGAGCAAATGGATAAATTCCTTTATGGCGATCATCCTTATGGTCGCGACACCAGTGGTACGACAGAAGGTTTGCGCGCTCTTCGTAAGCAAGACATCATCAAGCACTACCTGACTTTCTATCGTCCCAACAATGCGACTATGGCTGTGGTGGGGCAGTTTGATGATGAATTTGAAAAACAACTTCAAGAAGCTATGGGCAAATGGACAAAACGCACGACTCCGGAAATAGCGGCGTCGCCAGCTCCAGCTATCGACGAGTTGAAAGTGAAACTGATCGTTAAGAAAGGTTTGCAGCAAACGCAAATTCGCGTTTCGCAAGTAGGGATCGAACGCAAAGATAATGACTTTATCCCTTTGCGTATGGCTAATGAAACTTTGGGTGGAAGCTTTGGCAGCCGCTTGAATCAAAAAGTGCGTGATGACCTGGGCCTGACTTATTCGATTTATTCCGGCTTTGATGCCAGAAAAGATCGCGGAAGTTTTGATATCTCCACATTTACAAAGAATGAAACTGCTGCCAAAGCCTTGGATGAGACATTGAAAGTGGTGAAAGAATACGTTGAAGGCGGAGCCACAGAACAGGAAACAGTGGCCGCGCGTAACCAGTTGGTGGGGCAGTTCCCAAGAGCCATCGAAACATCGGATCGCCTGGCTTATAACCTTTTAGTCTTGGATTACTACAATATTTCTTATGACTATCTGACGGATTATATTTCCAATGTGAACAAACTTAAGCAGAAGGACACGAATGCCGCGATGAAACGCCACGTGGATCCGACTAAGTTCAAAGTGATTGTTTACGGAAATGAATCGATCATTCCACAGTTTAAGGCCTACAAGCCTGAAATCGTAAGAATGGCGAAATAA
- a CDS encoding methyl-accepting chemotaxis protein, which produces MKKNHSIQLKMSVPIIAIAILVFTAMNYLVAQNSLGTAERQAVDKSTAIAKAYANEMRVGVEQGLGIARTLAQHLQAAKKFNHTERGPLEHSFRNILESNKGLIGVWTAWEPNAWDGKDASFVNSEGSDKTGRFIPYLSYTNGKATLGPLVDYEKAGAGDYYLVPKARGKETMVEPYLYPIDGVQVLMTSAVVPIFIDGKVAGVAGVDLPLKDLQRDAVKIKPFETSSAYLLTTSGNFVAHPDEKMLTKASNFAVAPEKFKAAFAKGESLVVTGFDPDLNEDCLYVVSPMTMGATEAPWSLVIRTPLKTVMADARAMIWNQVMIAVAGTLILLVAVLLIARYISKAVSGITDRLSKTGDHVTEAIEQLSLAGQGLSQSASESAASLEETVAALEEMSSMVRMNSDNAKQAAQLSAQSSESAGRGEVEMSSLMQSMDDISKSSKEIEEIINVIDDIAFQTNLLALNAAVEAARAGEQGKGFAVVAEAVRALAQRSAVAAKDINTLIKSNVSKIQNGTQQAHRSGEVLKGIVTSVKKVSDLNMEISTASEEQATGIQQISKAMNQLDASVQSNAASSEEIAGTSTDISNQANIMKGATDEMNVFVHGDHKKAA; this is translated from the coding sequence TTGAAGAAAAATCATTCTATTCAACTTAAAATGTCCGTGCCGATCATCGCCATCGCAATTCTGGTTTTTACTGCGATGAACTATTTGGTCGCGCAAAACAGTCTTGGCACGGCTGAGCGCCAGGCAGTTGATAAATCGACAGCGATTGCTAAAGCCTATGCCAACGAAATGCGGGTCGGAGTCGAGCAGGGCTTGGGTATCGCACGAACTCTTGCGCAACATTTGCAAGCGGCTAAAAAATTTAATCATACTGAACGGGGTCCTTTGGAGCACTCTTTCCGTAACATCCTGGAATCCAACAAGGGGTTGATTGGTGTTTGGACAGCATGGGAGCCAAACGCATGGGACGGCAAAGATGCGAGCTTCGTGAACAGCGAAGGTTCAGATAAAACCGGCCGCTTTATTCCTTATCTAAGTTACACTAATGGCAAAGCGACATTGGGGCCATTGGTTGATTATGAAAAAGCCGGTGCTGGGGATTATTATTTGGTTCCCAAGGCTCGTGGTAAAGAAACGATGGTCGAACCGTATTTGTATCCAATTGATGGTGTACAAGTGTTGATGACCTCGGCGGTGGTACCAATATTCATCGACGGTAAAGTTGCCGGTGTTGCAGGTGTGGATTTGCCGCTGAAAGACCTGCAGCGTGATGCTGTTAAAATTAAACCCTTCGAAACTTCATCCGCTTACTTACTTACAACCAGCGGTAACTTCGTGGCTCATCCTGATGAAAAGATGTTAACGAAGGCCTCTAATTTTGCGGTGGCTCCAGAAAAATTCAAAGCTGCTTTTGCCAAAGGCGAAAGCTTGGTTGTGACAGGTTTTGATCCAGATTTGAATGAAGACTGCTTGTACGTGGTTTCACCAATGACGATGGGGGCTACAGAAGCTCCGTGGTCTTTGGTAATTCGTACCCCGCTAAAAACGGTGATGGCGGATGCGCGCGCGATGATCTGGAATCAAGTGATGATCGCCGTGGCGGGAACTTTGATCTTGTTGGTCGCGGTTCTATTAATTGCTCGTTATATTTCTAAAGCAGTCAGTGGTATCACAGATCGTCTTTCAAAAACCGGTGATCATGTGACGGAAGCTATTGAGCAATTGTCATTGGCAGGACAAGGTCTTTCCCAGTCCGCAAGTGAATCTGCTGCCTCGTTAGAAGAAACAGTGGCCGCCTTGGAAGAAATGAGTTCCATGGTGCGAATGAATTCAGATAACGCGAAACAAGCCGCCCAGCTTTCGGCACAGTCCTCTGAATCGGCGGGGCGCGGAGAAGTGGAAATGAGCTCCTTGATGCAATCAATGGATGACATTTCAAAATCCTCGAAGGAGATCGAAGAAATTATCAACGTTATTGATGATATCGCTTTCCAAACAAATTTGCTGGCATTGAACGCCGCCGTGGAGGCCGCTCGTGCGGGTGAGCAGGGGAAAGGTTTCGCGGTGGTTGCTGAGGCCGTTCGAGCTTTGGCGCAAAGATCTGCTGTAGCCGCTAAAGACATCAACACGTTGATTAAATCCAACGTTTCAAAAATTCAAAATGGAACGCAACAGGCGCATCGCTCTGGTGAAGTTCTAAAGGGTATCGTGACGTCGGTTAAAAAAGTATCGGATCTGAATATGGAAATTTCCACAGCCAGTGAAGAGCAGGCGACGGGGATTCAACAGATTTCCAAAGCGATGAATCAATTAGATGCCTCGGTGCAGTCGAATGCGGCTTCATCTGAGGAGATCGCGGGTACTTCGACAGACATCAGCAACCAGGCTAATATTATGAAAGGTGCTACGGACGAGATGAATGTCTTTGTTCATGGTGATCATAAGAAAGCAGCTTAA
- a CDS encoding LPXTG cell wall anchor domain-containing protein, translating to MKFRSLAPLAIILLSFSANAKVFRNAYVSFELPDTWKCNLEQTEWVCRSEQTKESKEAIIILTAKEVGPTDSYPLYQAHLDSPIAVTFKGGGGTVSKVVYKSKQENINSQMWVDSLHMNSEVPNYFTRYVATIKNKIAILVTFSAHKQYYTKYSQDFFKAIQSLQVIASPTLGNGNNPSQVRPGSETFGYGSGQGMPGDMYQEQSTGGKSNKMLMLLGALALAVLGAVIFIRSKKNKRK from the coding sequence ATGAAGTTTCGCTCGTTAGCACCGCTGGCCATTATTCTACTCAGTTTTAGCGCCAATGCAAAAGTCTTCCGCAATGCTTATGTCTCTTTTGAACTTCCTGATACGTGGAAGTGCAACCTGGAACAAACGGAATGGGTTTGCCGAAGTGAACAAACCAAAGAATCCAAAGAAGCCATTATCATTTTGACAGCGAAAGAGGTGGGACCCACTGACAGTTACCCACTTTATCAAGCACATTTGGACTCCCCGATTGCTGTAACCTTTAAGGGCGGTGGCGGAACGGTTTCAAAAGTCGTCTATAAAAGTAAGCAAGAAAACATCAACAGCCAGATGTGGGTTGATTCCCTGCACATGAATTCCGAAGTTCCAAACTACTTCACTCGTTATGTGGCAACGATCAAAAACAAAATCGCGATTCTGGTAACGTTCTCGGCTCACAAACAATATTACACGAAGTACAGCCAAGACTTCTTTAAAGCCATCCAAAGCTTACAAGTGATCGCGTCTCCGACATTGGGGAATGGAAACAACCCAAGCCAAGTACGCCCCGGCAGCGAAACTTTCGGTTACGGATCTGGCCAAGGTATGCCTGGTGATATGTACCAAGAACAAAGCACTGGCGGTAAAAGTAACAAGATGTTGATGTTACTGGGTGCCTTAGCTTTGGCAGTTTTGGGAGCAGTGATCTTTATCCGCTCTAAGAAAAATAAACGCAAATAG